Within Butyrivibrio fibrisolvens, the genomic segment TGCTGATGCTGATAATAACTAATCTTATCAGTAATATTATCTTCAACGGCGATAGACTCCTTCTTATGAACCTTGTAAGCGCCGGAGCAGTGACTACATATTATATTGCGTCGCTTGTAGGTAAGACCATGACGCTTATTACTACGCCTCTTAACAGCGTCATAATAGGTTATCTTGCAAGATACAAGGGACAGTTTTCTAAAATGCATGTCAGGCTGCTATTTATTATGACTATGGGCATTATAATATTGTTCTCGCTTTTAAGTGTCCCCGGATCCTATATAGTAGTATATCTATTGTATACAAAAGAGCTGGAGGCAGTCAGCAGGTACTTTCTGATAGCAGGAGCAGCGCAGGTCATATATTTTGTTTCTAATGTAGTCACGACAGTACTATTAAGACTTGCCAAGGCTGATTATCAGCTTATTATCAATATAGCTTACGGCATCGTATTTTTGGCATTATGCATACCGACAGCCTGGATATACGGGATTACCGGCTTTTGCATAGCTATACTGATCGTAAATATATACAGATACGTTTTTGCAATAGGTCTATGCTATAAAAGCTGCCATGACAATATTGTGAAGGAAAAAAGATAAGTTTGAAAGTGTTCTTGTTTTGAACCCGGATTGGTGACGCGAGCAAGCAGGTATTGCCAGTTTGCTCGCGATATGAGGTTGAGAAATTCAGTAATGGAAAATAGTTTAAAATATATAGAAAAAATCCATGAATCTAATAAAGCTATGCTTGATGAAGTGAACAGGATCTGCAAGGCTCATGATATCAAATATTATCTCCACGGAGGGACACTTCTTGGCGCAGCAAGGCATCAGGACTTTATCCCCTGGGACGATGACATAGATATCATCATGCCACGTTCTGAGTATGAGAAGCTCAAAGCTGTTTTTGACAAAGAGGCGGATAAAAGATTTAAGTTTATCGCTGATGACGGCTATGATCAGTTTTTTGATTTTATCAGTAAGATAGCAGATACATCCGTAACCTATGAACATACATCTTATGGTGATGAAGATTTCTATGAGGGGAGATTCTCTCATCCAACGCTTGATTTCTTCGTGCTTGATGAAGCGGGCAAGGGGCATAAGTGGCAGCTTATAAGGCTCAAACTCTTGTATGCTCTTGCAATGGGACATAGGAAGCATATCAATTATGACAAGTTTAAAGGCCCTATGAAGGTAGTAGCATATATCTTGTCTGGGATTGGTAAGTGCATACCTTATAAGAAGATAGCAGGGCATTACCATAAGATTGCTATGGAAGCAGATAAAAGGCGTACAGGCAACGCAAGATCTTATAAAAAGAAATACGGTAACCAAGTATCTGCGAGTACCTGGTCAGACGATTCTTTTTATTTTATATCTAACGAGCAGCCTCATCCGCATTACTGGGGACTTCTTTTTCCAAAGAAATGGTTTGAAGAAGATTTTACGCTTACTATAAGGAAAGAGCAGTATCCTGCAAGTAAATATTATGATGAATGGCTGACTATGGTATATGGCAACTGGCGAAGCCTTCCGCCAAAGGATCAGCAAAAGCCTCAGCATGTGGTGAGAATCTCACAGGGCTGAGTAAAAATAAATTGCTTGAAATTTATAATATATGAGTTATTATGTAATCTGGTGTATATTTATGCTGGATTTATGCTAAGATATACATGCTTTAACTTGGGATAGACGCAGAGTTTTCTCTATCTGTCTGTGCAGGCGGCATTTGGGTTATGCAGCTGTTTTGAGAAGACTTCGTTTTTAATATTTGTATAGCCGGAGGAGTAGAATTGGCCAAGGAACTTATAAGACTTGAACATATATCTAAATCATATGATGGAAATATGATTCTGGATGATCTTAATCTCAGTATTCATGAGAATTCATTTGTTACTATATTGGGACCTTCAGGATGTGGTAAGACTACAACACTGCGTATTATAGGCGGTTTTGAAAGTCCTGATCAGGGCCGCGTTATTTTTGACGGTCAGGATATAACTAATATTGCACCTAATAAAAGACAGCTCAACACTGTCTTTCAGAAGTATGCCCTTTTTACACATATGGACATCGCCCAGAACATTGCCTTTGGTCTTAAGATTAAGAATAAGACGGATGCTTATATCAAGGATAAGATCAAGTATGCTCTTAAACTTGTAAATCTTGAGGGCTATGAGCATCGTATGCCGGAATCACTTTCCGGTGGTCAGCAGCAGAGGATCGCTATAGCAAGAGCTATTGTTAATGAGCCTAAGGTGCTTCTTCTTGATGAGCCTTTGGGCGCTCTTGATTTAAAACTCAGACAGGACATGCAATACGAGCTTATAAGACTTAAAAATGAGCTCGGGATCACTTTCATATATGTAACTCATGATCAGGAAGAGGCTCTTACCATGTCTGATCATATCGTAGTTATGAATCAGGGATATATCCAGCAGGAAGGCTCTCCTGAGAAGATCTACAACGAGCCGGAGAATGCCTTTGTTGCTGACTTTATAGGTGATAGTAACATCATCCATGCAACCATGGTTCAGGACAAGCTTGTAAGGATCCTTGGGGCCAACTTCCCTTGCGTTGATACAGGATTTGGTACTAACGCTCCTGTAGATGTAGTTATAAGACCTGAAGACGTAGAGCTTGTAAAAAGAGGTAGCGGTATCCTTCCGGGAGTAGTAACACATGTCATATTCAAGGGTGTTCACTATGAGATGGAAGTAGAAGCAGGCGGATTTGAATGGCTTGTTCACTCTACACGTATGGCTCAGATTGGTGATGAAGTAGATATAACAGTAGATCCTTTTAACATACAGGTTATGAATGTTCCTGCTTCAGAGGATGAGGAGGCTATTGAAATAGATGTTTAATAACAAACAGACATCTCGTCTTCTTTCTTCTCCATACATTGCATGGGCAGTGATCTTCATTGTGGTCCCTCTTGCAATGATATTCTTTTATGGTCTGACAGACGAGTCGGGTGCATTTACATTTGCTAATGTCGCAGCAATAGGAAGGGCAGAGAAT encodes:
- a CDS encoding ABC transporter ATP-binding protein; amino-acid sequence: MILDDLNLSIHENSFVTILGPSGCGKTTTLRIIGGFESPDQGRVIFDGQDITNIAPNKRQLNTVFQKYALFTHMDIAQNIAFGLKIKNKTDAYIKDKIKYALKLVNLEGYEHRMPESLSGGQQQRIAIARAIVNEPKVLLLDEPLGALDLKLRQDMQYELIRLKNELGITFIYVTHDQEEALTMSDHIVVMNQGYIQQEGSPEKIYNEPENAFVADFIGDSNIIHATMVQDKLVRILGANFPCVDTGFGTNAPVDVVIRPEDVELVKRGSGILPGVVTHVIFKGVHYEMEVEAGGFEWLVHSTRMAQIGDEVDITVDPFNIQVMNVPASEDEEAIEIDV
- a CDS encoding LicD family protein, with amino-acid sequence MENSLKYIEKIHESNKAMLDEVNRICKAHDIKYYLHGGTLLGAARHQDFIPWDDDIDIIMPRSEYEKLKAVFDKEADKRFKFIADDGYDQFFDFISKIADTSVTYEHTSYGDEDFYEGRFSHPTLDFFVLDEAGKGHKWQLIRLKLLYALAMGHRKHINYDKFKGPMKVVAYILSGIGKCIPYKKIAGHYHKIAMEADKRRTGNARSYKKKYGNQVSASTWSDDSFYFISNEQPHPHYWGLLFPKKWFEEDFTLTIRKEQYPASKYYDEWLTMVYGNWRSLPPKDQQKPQHVVRISQG